A single region of the Mycobacterium lentiflavum genome encodes:
- the ripD gene encoding NlpC/P60 family peptidoglycan-binding protein RipD produces the protein MKRIYSFAIGLAILAAPMAAAPEIAAADPGARSMDYQQATDVVVMRGLSQRGVPFSWAGGGINGPSRGTGTGINTVGFDASGLMQYAYAGAGIRLPRSSGAIYRAGQKVLPQQAQKGDMIFYGPEGTQSVAMYLGNNQMLEVGDVVQVSPVRSTGMTPYLVRVIGVPLQQLPAQPAPAQQVPGQQVPGQAPLQQPPTQQAPLQQAPLQQLPTQQAPLQQAPLQQLPAQQAPLQQAPLQQLPAQPAPAQPALPQLPNLQTLLQPAPAR, from the coding sequence ATGAAGCGCATCTATTCGTTTGCCATCGGTCTCGCCATCTTGGCGGCCCCGATGGCCGCCGCCCCGGAGATCGCGGCCGCCGACCCGGGCGCCCGGTCGATGGACTACCAGCAGGCCACCGACGTCGTCGTGATGCGCGGTCTGTCGCAGCGCGGCGTGCCGTTCTCGTGGGCCGGCGGCGGTATCAACGGCCCCTCCCGCGGCACCGGTACCGGCATCAACACCGTCGGCTTCGACGCCTCCGGTCTGATGCAGTACGCCTACGCCGGTGCCGGCATCAGGTTGCCGCGGTCGTCGGGCGCGATCTACCGGGCCGGCCAGAAGGTCCTGCCGCAGCAGGCCCAGAAGGGCGACATGATCTTCTACGGCCCTGAAGGCACGCAAAGCGTCGCGATGTACCTCGGCAACAACCAGATGCTCGAGGTCGGCGACGTCGTGCAGGTCTCGCCGGTGCGTTCGACCGGCATGACGCCGTACCTGGTCCGCGTCATCGGTGTCCCGCTGCAGCAACTGCCCGCGCAGCCGGCTCCAGCGCAGCAGGTCCCGGGCCAGCAAGTGCCGGGTCAGGCCCCGCTGCAGCAGCCGCCGACCCAGCAAGCACCCCTCCAGCAAGCCCCGCTGCAGCAGCTACCCACCCAGCAGGCACCCCTCCAGCAAGCCCCGCTGCAGCAGCTACCCGCCCAGCAGGCACCGCTGCAGCAAGCCCCGCTGCAGCAGCTGCCAGCTCAGCCGGCACCCGCGCAGCCGGCGCTGCCGCAACTGCCGAACCTGCAGACACTTCTGCAGCCGGCTCCTGCGCGGTAA
- a CDS encoding DUF2567 domain-containing protein, with product MTEPWVPVAPEPAVSTTAPPAGPSRLRAIIVAVLGFSATGVLVGGLWAWMAPPIHLVVAITRSGERVHDYLGAESEHFFDVPCLMLGLLTVLAVVAAVLAWQWRRLRGPGMVVGLALGMVGAASGASAVGAVLALLRYGALDVDKVPVVGSPAVSYVIQAPPVFFGPGPLQIATTLLWPAAIAALVYALLAAGSAHDDLGSSGLTDQPSHPRPMEPEASVS from the coding sequence GTGACCGAACCCTGGGTGCCCGTTGCTCCCGAACCCGCCGTATCGACGACAGCGCCGCCCGCCGGGCCGTCGCGGTTGCGCGCGATAATCGTTGCGGTCCTTGGGTTTTCGGCGACCGGCGTGTTGGTGGGCGGCCTGTGGGCGTGGATGGCCCCGCCGATTCACCTGGTGGTGGCGATCACCCGCTCCGGCGAGCGGGTGCACGACTACCTGGGCGCCGAGTCTGAGCACTTCTTCGATGTGCCGTGCCTGATGCTGGGTCTGCTGACGGTGTTGGCGGTGGTGGCCGCGGTGCTGGCGTGGCAGTGGCGCCGGCTGCGGGGCCCGGGCATGGTGGTCGGGCTGGCGCTCGGCATGGTTGGCGCGGCCAGCGGGGCATCGGCGGTGGGGGCGGTGCTGGCCCTGCTGCGCTACGGCGCACTCGACGTCGACAAGGTGCCGGTGGTGGGCAGCCCCGCCGTGTCCTACGTCATCCAGGCGCCGCCGGTGTTCTTCGGGCCCGGCCCGCTGCAGATTGCCACGACGCTGCTGTGGCCCGCGGCCATCGCCGCACTGGTCTATGCCCTGTTGGCGGCCGGAAGCGCCCACGACGACCTGGGCAGTTCCGGGCTCACCGATCAGCCGTCACACCCGCGGCCGATGGAGCCGGAAGCCTCCGTCTCCTAG
- a CDS encoding adenosylmethionine--8-amino-7-oxononanoate transaminase, whose translation MPAARSGLTPEQISAIDAAHLWHPYSTIGSESVPPVVAVGARGAWLTLVRDGKPVDVLDAMSSWWTAIHGHGHPVLDAALTAQLSSMNHVMFGGLTHEPAARLAQLLVEITPAGLETVFFSDSGSVSVEVAVKMALQYWRSRGRFRKHRLMTWRGGYHGDTFTPMSVCDPDGGMHSLWTDILAAQVFAPQVPRDYDAAYSVAFEEQLTRHATELAAVVVEPVVQGAGGMRFHDPRYLRDLREICSRHDVLLIFDEIATGFGRTGELFAADHAGVSPDIMCVGKALTGGYLSLAATLCTNHIAHTISSGEAGALMHGPTFMANPLACAVSVASVEVLLGQDWRSRVADIAAGLAAGLEPARDLPGVADVRVCGAIGVIECAGPVDLAVATPAALDHGIWLRPFRNLIYAMPPYICGPDEIDRITSAMVEVSRLTGSRSL comes from the coding sequence ATGCCTGCGGCGAGATCCGGGTTGACGCCCGAGCAAATCAGCGCGATCGACGCCGCTCACCTCTGGCACCCCTACAGCACCATCGGCAGTGAATCCGTTCCTCCCGTGGTGGCCGTCGGCGCCCGCGGCGCCTGGTTGACGCTGGTCAGAGACGGTAAGCCGGTCGACGTGCTGGACGCGATGAGTTCCTGGTGGACCGCTATCCACGGCCACGGCCACCCGGTGCTGGACGCGGCGCTGACGGCCCAGCTGAGCTCGATGAACCACGTGATGTTCGGCGGGCTGACCCACGAACCGGCGGCGAGGCTGGCCCAGTTGCTGGTGGAGATCACCCCGGCCGGTCTGGAGACGGTGTTCTTCAGCGACTCCGGCTCGGTCTCGGTCGAGGTCGCAGTCAAAATGGCGCTGCAGTACTGGCGCAGCCGGGGCCGATTTCGCAAGCATCGGCTGATGACCTGGCGGGGTGGCTACCACGGCGACACCTTCACGCCGATGAGCGTTTGCGACCCCGACGGCGGCATGCACTCGCTGTGGACCGACATCCTGGCCGCCCAGGTGTTCGCCCCGCAGGTGCCCCGCGACTACGACGCTGCCTACAGCGTGGCGTTCGAGGAGCAGTTGACCCGGCACGCGACCGAGTTGGCGGCGGTGGTTGTCGAACCCGTGGTCCAGGGCGCCGGTGGGATGCGCTTCCACGACCCCCGCTACCTGCGCGACCTGCGCGAGATCTGCAGCCGCCACGACGTGCTGCTCATCTTCGACGAGATCGCGACAGGGTTCGGCCGCACCGGCGAGCTGTTCGCCGCCGACCACGCCGGTGTCAGCCCGGACATCATGTGCGTCGGCAAGGCGCTGACCGGCGGATACCTCAGCCTGGCCGCCACGTTGTGCACCAATCACATCGCGCACACGATCAGCTCCGGTGAGGCCGGCGCGTTGATGCACGGCCCGACGTTCATGGCCAACCCGTTGGCCTGTGCGGTCTCGGTGGCCAGCGTCGAGGTGCTGCTGGGCCAGGATTGGCGGTCGCGCGTCGCCGACATCGCGGCGGGCCTCGCGGCGGGACTCGAGCCGGCCCGGGACCTGCCCGGCGTGGCCGACGTGCGGGTGTGCGGTGCCATCGGCGTCATCGAATGCGCCGGGCCGGTCGACCTGGCCGTGGCCACCCCGGCGGCGCTGGATCACGGCATCTGGCTACGCCCGTTCCGCAATCTGATCTACGCGATGCCGCCGTACATCTGCGGGCCCGACGAGATCGACCGGATCACCTCGGCGATGGTCGAGGTCAGCCGGCTCACCGGCTCTCGTAGTCTTTAG
- a CDS encoding 2'-5' RNA ligase family protein, producing the protein MVHSIELVFDRDTEAAVRRIWDELASAGIPSQAPASRPHVTLAVAESISADVDELLRPVSARLALSALIGAPVLFGRTSVVFARLLVPSGELLALHAEVHRLCRPYLAPAPMPNSLPGQWTAHVTLARRVGGAQLGRALRIAGRPSQIEGSFAGVRRWDGNKRVEHLL; encoded by the coding sequence ATGGTCCATTCGATCGAGCTGGTCTTCGACCGCGACACCGAAGCCGCGGTTCGGCGAATCTGGGACGAGCTGGCCAGTGCCGGGATTCCCAGCCAGGCCCCGGCCAGCCGGCCGCACGTCACACTTGCTGTCGCGGAGAGCATTTCGGCCGACGTCGACGAGCTGTTGCGTCCGGTGAGCGCGCGGCTTGCGCTGAGCGCGCTGATCGGCGCGCCGGTGCTGTTCGGCCGCACTAGCGTGGTGTTCGCCCGGTTGCTGGTGCCCAGCGGCGAGCTGCTGGCGCTGCACGCCGAGGTGCACCGGCTCTGCCGGCCGTATCTGGCGCCCGCACCGATGCCCAACAGCCTGCCCGGCCAGTGGACCGCACACGTCACGCTGGCGCGCCGGGTCGGCGGCGCCCAGCTGGGGCGGGCGCTGCGGATCGCGGGCCGGCCGTCGCAGATCGAGGGCAGCTTCGCGGGCGTGCGGCGCTGGGACGGCAACAAGCGGGTCGAACACCTGCTCTAG
- the bioB gene encoding biotin synthase BioB, protein MTQAATRPTTEAGHDADILAVARRQVLEGGEGLSRDQVLAVLQLSDDRLEELLALAHEVRMRWCGPEVEVEGIISLKTGGCPEDCHFCSQSGLFASPVRSAWLDIPSLVEAAKQTAKSGATEFCIVAAVRGPDKRLMSQVAAGIEAIRNEVEINVACSLGMLTAEQVDELAAMGVHRYNHNLETAKSFFTNVVTTHTWEERWQTLTMVRDAGMEVCCGGILGMGETLEQRAEFAADLAELGPDEVPLNFLNPRPGTPFGDLEVMPVSEALKSVAAFRLALPRTMLRFAGGREITLGDLGAKQGILGGINAVIVGNYLTTLGRPAESDLELLEDLQMPIKALNASL, encoded by the coding sequence GTGACTCAAGCGGCAACTCGACCCACCACCGAAGCTGGCCATGACGCAGACATCCTGGCGGTAGCCCGCCGGCAGGTGCTCGAGGGCGGCGAGGGATTGAGCCGGGACCAGGTCCTTGCGGTGTTGCAACTGTCCGACGACCGGCTCGAGGAGCTGCTGGCGCTGGCCCACGAGGTGCGGATGCGCTGGTGCGGCCCCGAGGTCGAGGTCGAGGGCATCATCAGCCTCAAGACCGGCGGTTGTCCCGAGGATTGCCACTTCTGCTCGCAGTCCGGGCTGTTCGCCTCGCCGGTGCGCAGCGCCTGGCTGGACATCCCGAGCCTGGTCGAAGCTGCCAAGCAAACCGCGAAGTCGGGTGCCACCGAATTCTGCATCGTGGCCGCGGTCCGCGGTCCGGACAAGCGGCTGATGTCCCAGGTCGCGGCGGGTATCGAGGCGATTCGCAACGAGGTCGAGATCAACGTCGCCTGCTCGCTGGGCATGCTGACCGCCGAGCAGGTCGACGAGCTCGCCGCGATGGGCGTGCACCGCTACAACCACAACCTGGAGACCGCCAAGTCGTTCTTCACCAATGTCGTCACCACCCACACCTGGGAAGAGCGCTGGCAGACGCTGACGATGGTGCGCGACGCGGGCATGGAGGTGTGCTGCGGCGGCATCCTCGGCATGGGAGAAACCTTGGAGCAGCGCGCGGAATTCGCCGCCGACCTCGCCGAGCTCGGCCCCGACGAGGTGCCCCTGAACTTCCTCAACCCGCGGCCCGGCACGCCGTTCGGCGACCTCGAAGTGATGCCGGTCAGCGAAGCCCTGAAGTCGGTGGCCGCGTTCCGGCTGGCGTTGCCGCGCACGATGCTGCGCTTCGCCGGTGGCCGGGAGATCACGCTGGGGGACCTCGGCGCCAAGCAGGGCATCCTCGGTGGGATCAACGCCGTGATCGTCGGGAACTACCTGACCACCCTGGGCCGGCCCGCCGAATCCGATCTGGAGCTGCTCGAGGATCTGCAGATGCCCATCAAGGCGCTCAATGCCAGCTTGTAA
- a CDS encoding 8-amino-7-oxononanoate synthase gives MKATQQAPIEVSPLAWLAATERQRREAGLRRSLRPRPAVTTELDLASNDYLGLSQHPDAIEGGVAALRIWGAGATGSRLVTGDTELHQQFETELADYVGAAAGLLFSSGYTANLGTVVGLSGPGSLLVSEARSHASLVDACRLSRARVVVTPHRDVDAVEAALGARDEERAVVITESVFSADGVLAPLRELHEVCRRHGALLIVDEAHGLGVRGGGRGLLHELGLAGAPDVVMTTTLSKALGSQGGMVLGPAEVRAHLIDAARPFIFDTGLAPAAVGAAMAALHVLRTELWRPEAVLRHARELADACGVSETPESAVVSVVLGDPQVAVAAATACLDAGVRVGCFRPPTVPAGTSRLRLTARASLDAAELEVARRVLTDVLAVARR, from the coding sequence ATGAAGGCCACCCAGCAGGCACCGATCGAGGTTTCCCCGCTGGCCTGGCTGGCGGCGACCGAGCGGCAGCGTCGCGAGGCCGGGCTGCGCCGGTCGCTGCGGCCGCGCCCGGCGGTTACCACCGAGCTCGACCTGGCGTCCAACGACTACCTCGGCCTGTCGCAGCACCCCGACGCGATCGAAGGCGGCGTCGCGGCGCTGCGGATCTGGGGTGCCGGCGCCACCGGATCCCGCCTGGTCACCGGCGATACCGAGCTGCACCAGCAGTTCGAGACCGAGCTTGCCGACTACGTCGGCGCCGCCGCCGGCCTGCTGTTCTCCTCGGGCTACACCGCCAACCTCGGCACGGTCGTCGGCCTGTCCGGCCCGGGCTCGCTGCTGGTTTCCGAGGCCCGATCGCACGCGTCGCTGGTGGACGCCTGCCGGCTGTCGCGCGCGCGGGTGGTGGTGACGCCGCACCGTGACGTGGATGCCGTCGAGGCGGCCCTGGGCGCCCGCGACGAGGAGCGCGCCGTCGTCATCACCGAATCGGTCTTCAGCGCCGACGGCGTGCTGGCCCCGCTGCGCGAGCTGCACGAGGTCTGCCGCCGCCACGGCGCGCTGCTGATCGTCGACGAGGCACACGGCCTCGGGGTGCGCGGCGGCGGGCGCGGGCTGCTGCACGAGCTGGGACTTGCGGGTGCGCCCGACGTGGTGATGACCACGACGCTGTCCAAGGCGCTCGGCAGCCAGGGCGGCATGGTGCTGGGACCCGCCGAGGTGCGCGCTCACCTGATCGATGCGGCCCGCCCGTTCATCTTCGACACCGGCCTGGCTCCGGCCGCCGTCGGTGCCGCGATGGCCGCACTGCACGTGTTGCGTACCGAGCTTTGGCGGCCCGAGGCGGTGTTGCGCCATGCTCGCGAGTTGGCCGATGCCTGCGGCGTGTCCGAGACTCCGGAATCGGCGGTGGTATCGGTGGTTCTGGGTGACCCGCAGGTGGCGGTGGCCGCCGCGACCGCCTGCCTCGACGCCGGGGTGCGGGTGGGCTGCTTCCGGCCGCCCACCGTGCCTGCCGGGACGTCGCGCCTTCGGCTGACCGCGCGGGCGTCGCTCGACGCCGCCGAACTCGAGGTCGCCCGGCGGGTCTTGACCGATGTCCTTGCCGTGGCGCGCCGTTGA
- the bioD gene encoding dethiobiotin synthase codes for MTVLAVTGTGTGVGKTVAVAALACHARLAGMDVAVCKPAQTGTESGDDDLAEVTRLSGVTETAGLARYPQPLAPVAAAEQAGMPLPTRDQMLRLIRDLDRPGRLTLVEGAGGLLVELAAAGVTLRDLAVELGAAVLVTVTAELGTLNHTALTLESIAGQGLSCAGVVIGSWPSRPTEVETSNRSALERLAPVRAALPAGAGALSVDAFATMSAAAFDRDWVSALVR; via the coding sequence TTGACCGTCCTGGCCGTTACGGGTACCGGCACGGGGGTTGGCAAGACGGTCGCCGTCGCGGCGCTGGCCTGTCACGCGCGTCTGGCCGGGATGGACGTCGCGGTGTGTAAACCCGCGCAGACCGGCACCGAATCCGGCGACGACGACCTCGCCGAGGTGACTCGGCTGTCCGGGGTGACCGAAACCGCGGGCCTGGCCAGGTATCCGCAGCCGCTGGCGCCCGTGGCCGCCGCCGAGCAGGCCGGGATGCCGCTGCCGACCCGGGATCAGATGCTGCGGCTCATCCGCGACCTGGACCGCCCCGGCCGGCTCACCCTGGTCGAGGGTGCGGGCGGGCTGCTGGTCGAACTCGCCGCCGCCGGCGTCACCCTGCGCGATCTCGCCGTCGAGTTAGGTGCCGCGGTGCTGGTCACCGTCACCGCCGAGCTGGGCACGCTGAACCACACCGCGCTAACCCTGGAATCGATTGCTGGACAAGGGCTTTCCTGCGCCGGTGTGGTGATCGGCAGCTGGCCGTCGCGCCCTACAGAGGTAGAGACGTCGAACCGTTCGGCCCTGGAGCGGCTGGCGCCGGTGCGGGCCGCGCTGCCCGCGGGGGCCGGCGCGCTGAGCGTCGACGCCTTCGCCACGATGAGCGCCGCGGCATTCGACCGTGACTGGGTGAGTGCGCTGGTGCGCTGA
- a CDS encoding lipase family protein, which produces MVELGNLAGTDGAEWIGRPPHEELQPKARPLLPSDDPFYQPPSGFRHAEPGTVLRSREVELAFLGLIPQSVSAIQLLYRTTDMNGAPEACVTTVLIPAERVVGQNSPLLSYQCAIDAMSARCFPSYALRRRSKALGSIAQLELFLVAAAVAEGWVVSVPDHEGLLGMWGAPYEPGYRTLDGIRAAMNSARIPTSRSAPVGLWGYSGGGLASAWAAEMCADYAPELDIVGAVLGSPVGDLGHTFRRLNGGFLAGLPAMVVAALAHIYPDLNKVIQEHTNDEGRALLDRLESMTTVEAVLRMAGKNMGDYLDEPLEDILSTPEVSYVFDNIKLGVATPAPPVLIVQAVHDYLIDVHDIDALADAYSAGGASVTYHRDAFNEHMLLHPLSAPMTLRWLTDRFARRPINEHLIRTVWPTAFNPMTYAGMMRLGVIAAKVLTGRKIHRRPL; this is translated from the coding sequence TTGGTTGAACTCGGCAATTTGGCAGGTACCGACGGTGCGGAATGGATTGGTCGGCCGCCACACGAGGAATTGCAGCCCAAGGCGCGCCCGCTGCTGCCCTCGGACGACCCGTTCTATCAGCCGCCTTCCGGTTTCCGACACGCCGAGCCCGGCACCGTGCTGCGCTCCCGCGAGGTGGAACTGGCCTTTCTCGGCCTGATTCCGCAATCGGTTTCGGCCATCCAGCTGCTCTACCGGACCACGGACATGAACGGCGCCCCCGAGGCGTGCGTGACGACGGTCCTCATCCCGGCCGAACGCGTGGTCGGACAGAACAGCCCGCTGCTTTCGTATCAGTGCGCGATCGACGCCATGTCGGCGCGCTGCTTTCCGTCCTATGCGCTGCGCAGGAGATCGAAGGCTCTCGGTTCCATCGCCCAATTGGAGCTCTTCCTGGTGGCCGCGGCCGTCGCCGAAGGTTGGGTGGTCTCGGTGCCCGACCACGAAGGGCTGCTGGGCATGTGGGGTGCCCCCTACGAGCCGGGCTACCGCACCCTCGACGGCATCCGGGCTGCCATGAATTCGGCCCGGATCCCAACTTCTCGATCGGCGCCGGTCGGGCTGTGGGGATACTCCGGCGGCGGGCTGGCCAGCGCGTGGGCCGCCGAAATGTGCGCCGACTACGCGCCCGAGCTCGACATTGTCGGGGCGGTGCTGGGATCGCCGGTCGGCGATCTGGGTCATACCTTCCGGCGCCTCAACGGCGGCTTCCTGGCGGGCCTACCTGCGATGGTGGTGGCCGCGCTCGCACACATTTACCCCGATTTGAACAAGGTCATCCAAGAGCACACGAACGACGAAGGACGCGCCCTGTTGGACCGGCTGGAGTCGATGACGACGGTCGAGGCCGTGCTGCGAATGGCCGGCAAGAACATGGGCGACTATCTCGACGAGCCGCTCGAAGACATCTTGTCGACCCCCGAGGTGTCGTACGTCTTCGACAACATCAAGCTGGGCGTCGCAACACCCGCGCCGCCGGTCTTGATCGTGCAGGCCGTCCACGACTACCTGATCGACGTCCACGACATCGACGCGCTGGCGGACGCCTATTCGGCCGGCGGCGCCAGCGTCACCTATCACCGCGACGCGTTCAACGAGCACATGCTCCTGCACCCGCTGTCGGCGCCGATGACGCTGCGCTGGCTCACCGACCGCTTCGCCCGCCGACCGATCAATGAACACCTGATCAGGACCGTTTGGCCGACGGCGTTCAACCCCATGACCTATGCGGGCATGATGCGACTGGGCGTGATCGCGGCCAAGGTCCTCACCGGACGAAAGATTCATCGCCGCCCGCTGTGA
- the nadA gene encoding quinolinate synthase NadA, producing MTVMNRTDPLAEDMIAGITNSPAGYGGVDGDEQWANEIRRLANLRGATVLAHNYQLPAIQDVADHVGDSLALSRIAAEAPEDTIVFCGVHFMAETAKILSPQKTVLIPDQRAGCSLADSITPDELSAWKDEHPGAVVVSYVNTTAAVKALTDICCTSSNAVDVVESIDPDREVLFCPDQFLGAHVRRVTGRKNIHVWAGECHVHAGINGDELTDQARANPDAELYVHPECGCATSALYLAGEGAFPAERVKILSTGGMLDAAYQTRARKVLVATEVGMLHQLRRAAPEVDFQAVNDRASCKYMKMITPAALLRCLVEGADEVHVDPEIAAAGRRSVQRMIEIGQPGGGE from the coding sequence GTGACGGTCATGAATCGCACGGACCCGCTCGCCGAAGACATGATTGCCGGCATCACCAATTCCCCCGCCGGTTACGGCGGCGTCGATGGTGATGAGCAGTGGGCCAACGAGATTCGCCGTCTGGCGAACCTGCGGGGCGCCACCGTCCTCGCCCACAACTACCAGCTGCCCGCGATTCAGGACGTGGCCGATCACGTCGGCGATTCGCTGGCGCTGTCGCGGATCGCCGCCGAAGCGCCGGAGGACACCATCGTGTTCTGCGGTGTGCACTTCATGGCCGAGACCGCCAAGATTCTGAGCCCGCAGAAGACCGTGCTGATCCCGGATCAGCGGGCCGGTTGCTCGCTGGCCGATTCGATCACACCCGACGAGCTGAGCGCCTGGAAGGACGAACACCCCGGCGCCGTCGTCGTCTCCTACGTCAACACCACCGCGGCGGTGAAGGCGCTCACCGACATCTGCTGCACCTCGTCCAACGCGGTCGACGTGGTCGAGTCGATCGACCCCGATCGCGAGGTGCTGTTCTGCCCGGACCAGTTCCTGGGCGCCCACGTCCGTCGGGTGACCGGCCGCAAGAACATCCACGTGTGGGCCGGCGAATGCCACGTGCACGCCGGAATCAACGGCGACGAGCTCACCGATCAGGCCCGCGCCAATCCCGACGCCGAACTGTATGTGCACCCCGAATGTGGTTGCGCCACTTCGGCGCTGTACCTCGCCGGCGAGGGAGCCTTCCCCGCCGAGCGGGTCAAGATCCTTTCCACCGGCGGCATGTTGGACGCCGCATACCAGACGCGGGCCCGCAAGGTCCTGGTTGCTACCGAGGTCGGCATGCTGCACCAATTACGCCGAGCCGCACCGGAAGTCGACTTCCAGGCGGTCAACGACCGCGCGTCCTGCAAGTACATGAAGATGATCACCCCTGCGGCGCTGCTGCGCTGCCTGGTCGAAGGCGCCGACGAGGTGCACGTCGACCCGGAAATCGCGGCGGCGGGCCGACGCAGCGTGCAGCGCATGATCGAAATCGGCCAGCCGGGCGGCGGCGAATGA
- a CDS encoding NUDIX hydrolase, which produces MPNGSTAHEVLAVVFQVHQATEQVKGASRKGKPQLNVLLWERARDPQRGSWSLPGGRLRNDEDMTTSVRRQLAEKVDLRELAHLEQLAVFSDPGRVPGARVIASTFLGLVPSPATPELPPDTRWHPVSALPPMAFDHGPMVTHAHARLVAKMSYTNIGFALAPKEFALSTLRDIYSATLGYQVDATNLQRVLVRRGVITQTGTIAQSGRSGGRPAALYHFTEAALRVTDEFAALRPPGQP; this is translated from the coding sequence ATGCCCAATGGTAGCACCGCGCATGAAGTGCTCGCGGTCGTGTTCCAGGTTCACCAGGCGACCGAGCAGGTTAAGGGAGCCTCCCGAAAGGGAAAACCGCAGCTTAACGTGCTGTTATGGGAACGTGCGCGCGATCCCCAACGCGGCTCCTGGTCGCTGCCGGGCGGACGGTTGCGTAACGACGAGGACATGACCACGTCGGTGCGGCGCCAACTGGCCGAGAAAGTGGATTTGCGCGAGCTGGCCCACCTGGAGCAGCTCGCCGTTTTTTCCGACCCGGGCCGCGTGCCGGGCGCGCGGGTGATCGCGTCGACCTTCCTGGGCCTGGTGCCCTCCCCCGCCACTCCGGAGCTGCCGCCGGACACCCGGTGGCACCCGGTGAGTGCGCTGCCGCCGATGGCGTTCGACCACGGCCCGATGGTGACGCACGCACATGCCCGGCTGGTCGCCAAGATGTCCTACACCAACATCGGATTCGCCTTAGCGCCAAAGGAATTCGCGCTCTCTACGCTGCGCGACATCTACAGCGCTACGCTGGGCTACCAAGTGGATGCGACGAATCTGCAGCGGGTGCTGGTCCGTCGCGGCGTGATCACCCAGACCGGCACCATCGCGCAGTCGGGTCGCAGCGGTGGGCGACCGGCGGCTTTGTACCACTTCACCGAAGCCGCACTGCGAGTGACCGACGAATTTGCCGCGCTGCGGCCGCCCGGCCAGCCTTAA